One window from the genome of Enterobacteriaceae bacterium Kacie_13 encodes:
- the ttcA gene encoding tRNA 2-thiocytidine(32) synthetase TtcA has translation MTSPIQKEKYNIDKLQKRLRRDVGKAIADFGMIEEGDRIMVCLSGGKDSYTMLEILRNLQKSAPVNFSLIAVNLDQKQPGFPAHILPAYLEELGVEYQIVTEDTYAIVKDKIPEGKTTCSLCSRLRRGILYRTATELGCTKIALGHHRDDILQTLFLNMFYGGKLKGMPPKLMSDDGKHIVIRPLAYCREKDIERFAIAREYPIIPCNLCGSQPNLQRQVIGDMLKDWDKKYPGRIETMFSAMQNVVPSHLNDMNLFDFKGIQHGGEVVDGGDLAFDREDIPMQPVGWQPEDDEITAPVERLNVLEIK, from the coding sequence GTGACCAGTCCAATTCAGAAAGAAAAATACAACATCGATAAGCTTCAGAAACGCCTGCGTCGTGACGTCGGTAAAGCCATTGCTGACTTTGGCATGATCGAGGAAGGTGACCGCATAATGGTGTGCCTGTCGGGCGGTAAAGACAGTTACACAATGCTGGAAATTTTGCGCAATCTGCAAAAAAGCGCGCCGGTAAACTTTTCACTGATTGCCGTCAATCTGGACCAGAAACAACCGGGTTTCCCGGCGCATATTTTGCCGGCGTATCTGGAAGAGCTGGGTGTGGAATACCAGATCGTGACCGAAGATACTTATGCGATCGTTAAAGATAAAATTCCGGAAGGTAAAACTACCTGCTCCTTATGTTCACGTCTGCGCCGCGGGATTTTGTACCGCACTGCGACCGAACTGGGCTGTACTAAGATTGCACTTGGCCATCACCGCGATGACATCCTGCAAACGCTGTTCCTCAATATGTTCTACGGCGGCAAACTGAAAGGTATGCCACCGAAACTAATGAGCGACGACGGCAAACACATCGTGATCCGCCCGCTGGCGTACTGCCGCGAAAAAGACATCGAGCGTTTTGCGATTGCACGCGAATACCCGATCATCCCTTGTAACCTGTGCGGTTCACAGCCAAACCTGCAACGCCAGGTCATCGGCGACATGCTGAAAGACTGGGATAAAAAATATCCGGGCCGTATCGAAACCATGTTCAGTGCGATGCAAAATGTGGTGCCTTCACATCTCAATGATATGAATCTTTTTGATTTTAAAGGGATCCAGCACGGTGGTGAAGTGGTCGACGGTGGGGATCTGGCGTTCGATCGCGAAGATATTCCTATGCAACCGGTCGGCTGGCAGCCGGAAGACGATGAAATCACTGCCCCGGTTGAACGCCTGAACGTACTGGAAATTAAATAA
- the zntB gene encoding zinc transporter ZntB, protein MEVIKGKELQVADAVYAFQLDGQGGVSDISVQCVATDEKPCWLHLDYTRPESENWINNTPVLPDTVREALAGDSVRPKVIRMGEGTLITLRSINLNADSRPDQLVTIRVYLTDKMIVSTRHRKVFSMEEMISDMQQGSGPKNTGSWLVEMCDALTDHTSDFIEDLHDKIIDIEDDLMEQQVPERGQMALLRKQLIVLRRYMAPQRDVFSRLSSERLPWMNDDERRLMQEISDRLGRGLDDLDGSIARTAVLSDEISSLMADSLNRRTYTMSMLAMVFLPTTFLTGLFGVNLGGIPGNSSHLGFGIFCVSLVVLVGGVAWWLKKSRWL, encoded by the coding sequence GTGGAAGTCATTAAGGGAAAAGAACTACAGGTAGCCGATGCTGTTTATGCCTTCCAGCTGGACGGTCAGGGCGGTGTGAGCGACATCAGCGTACAATGCGTCGCGACGGACGAAAAACCTTGCTGGCTGCATCTGGATTACACCCGTCCGGAAAGCGAAAACTGGATTAACAATACGCCAGTATTACCTGACACGGTTCGTGAAGCGCTGGCCGGAGACAGTGTGCGGCCTAAAGTTATCCGCATGGGCGAAGGCACGCTGATCACGCTGCGCAGCATCAATCTCAACGCCGATTCCCGTCCGGACCAGCTGGTCACCATCCGCGTGTACCTTACTGATAAAATGATTGTCTCCACGCGCCATCGCAAAGTCTTCTCAATGGAAGAGATGATAAGCGACATGCAGCAGGGCAGCGGGCCGAAGAACACGGGCAGCTGGCTGGTGGAAATGTGTGATGCGTTGACCGATCACACCAGCGATTTTATCGAAGATCTGCACGATAAAATCATCGATATCGAAGATGACCTGATGGAACAGCAGGTGCCGGAGCGCGGCCAGATGGCATTGCTGCGTAAACAGCTGATTGTCCTGCGCCGTTATATGGCACCGCAGCGCGACGTGTTTTCGCGACTTTCCAGCGAACGCCTGCCGTGGATGAACGACGATGAACGTCGCCTGATGCAGGAAATCTCGGATCGCTTAGGGCGCGGGCTGGACGATCTGGACGGCAGTATCGCCCGTACCGCCGTGCTTTCCGATGAAATCAGTTCACTGATGGCCGATTCCCTCAACCGCCGCACCTACACCATGTCGATGCTGGCGATGGTCTTCCTGCCGACGACGTTTCTGACGGGGCTGTTTGGGGTTAATCTCGGCGGCATCCCCGGTAACTCGTCACATTTGGGGTTTGGAATTTTCTGTGTGTCGCTGGTGGTGCTGGTGGGTGGCGTCGCGTGGTGGCTGAAGAAAAGCCGCTGGTTATAG
- a CDS encoding LysR family transcriptional regulator, giving the protein MNTPLTSGIDRIDLMQTFIRIVESGSLSAAAVQLSTSQPTVSRRLQSLERLLGAKLILRTTHAMKLTDDGERCYQQAKLLLEHWAALEDQLRGAGDEPVGTLRVRAPHAFGQDQMIEPLTRYLHRYPNVTVDWMLNDRTPDFLSEDIDCAIQVGNVADPSMVAILLAEVPRIVVATPELLQQYPVTQVNELGQLPWVAFSTYYRNEVALRHDSDDRTESCAISPRMATDSLYAVRKAALSGLGAGIVSAWVVKDDIKEGRLQRVLPGWNALPLPVYLVYPYATYYPARLRKFFDVMRSVMPELAEMQKPATS; this is encoded by the coding sequence ATGAATACACCTCTCACCAGCGGTATAGACCGCATAGATCTGATGCAAACGTTCATTCGCATTGTTGAAAGTGGCAGCCTCTCAGCCGCTGCCGTGCAGCTCAGCACCAGCCAGCCCACCGTCAGCCGCCGCTTGCAGTCGCTCGAACGCTTACTGGGCGCGAAACTGATTCTGCGCACCACTCATGCGATGAAACTCACCGACGATGGTGAGCGTTGTTATCAGCAGGCGAAATTATTGCTTGAGCACTGGGCGGCGCTTGAAGATCAACTGCGCGGTGCGGGCGATGAGCCGGTCGGTACGTTGCGTGTTCGCGCTCCGCACGCCTTCGGGCAAGATCAAATGATCGAACCTCTTACGCGATATCTGCACCGCTACCCGAACGTAACCGTGGACTGGATGCTCAACGACCGCACGCCGGATTTTCTTTCGGAAGACATCGACTGCGCAATCCAGGTAGGAAACGTGGCGGATCCGTCAATGGTGGCGATCCTGCTGGCTGAAGTCCCGCGCATTGTGGTGGCGACGCCGGAACTGTTGCAGCAGTATCCGGTGACGCAGGTGAACGAACTGGGACAATTACCCTGGGTGGCGTTCAGCACTTATTATCGCAATGAAGTGGCACTCCGCCATGACAGTGATGACCGGACAGAAAGCTGCGCTATCTCGCCGCGTATGGCAACGGACAGTTTGTACGCCGTTCGCAAAGCTGCGCTTTCCGGACTGGGGGCGGGGATCGTGTCTGCGTGGGTGGTCAAAGATGACATAAAGGAAGGGCGGTTGCAGCGCGTATTGCCCGGCTGGAACGCCTTGCCGCTGCCGGTCTATCTGGTTTATCCCTACGCGACCTACTATCCTGCACGGCTGCGGAAATTCTTCGACGTTATGCGCAGCGTGATGCCTGAGCTGGCCGAAATGCAAAAACCCGCCACATCCTGA